From a single Bacillus gobiensis genomic region:
- the ppx gene encoding exopolyphosphatase — protein sequence MMQKKYAIIDIGSNTMRLVIYLLDKSGRLKEIENAKAVARLRNYLSNDGFLTEEGIQKLISTLRSFQEVTRHHQLKEVKCVATATIRHAKNQQTILKRVQDETDFDMRILSEYEEAYFGYLAVVNSTPFTSGVTIDIGGGSTELTYFEDRKLVSYHSFPFGALSLKKQFVEAEKPTDIELKAISNFISDQFKSLEWVQDKRLPIIGIGGSARNMVQIHQEYTGYPLSGLHQYMMSSKDICEINDFLKPMTFSELQRVDGLSKDRADIILPAIEVFKCLLDTVNTDQFVLSRKGLRDGIFYEELKKENGTSLFPNVIEKSFSQLATDYEININNAWKMIDLSILLARLLHDAGLTRIDEQDTSLLKRGAYVYNLGSYIDSETSSQHTFYLLANRTIDGLLHKERILLALLASFKNKSEFKRNADPFQQWFSKSELAKYRLLGAILKFAHSLNATKRNIVKKIELEENEGDLNFFVTCNQDWKLEQYQTEKQKKHLEKQLKKSINIFFTEE from the coding sequence ATGATGCAAAAAAAGTATGCAATTATTGATATAGGTTCTAACACAATGAGGCTTGTAATTTATTTGCTTGATAAGAGCGGTAGGTTAAAAGAAATAGAAAATGCAAAAGCTGTAGCTCGTTTGCGTAATTATTTGTCAAATGATGGTTTTCTAACAGAAGAGGGAATTCAAAAGTTAATTTCGACGCTTAGAAGCTTTCAAGAGGTGACGAGACACCACCAGTTGAAGGAAGTAAAGTGTGTGGCAACGGCAACGATCCGGCATGCGAAAAATCAACAGACGATCCTTAAAAGAGTTCAGGATGAAACAGATTTTGATATGAGAATTTTATCCGAATATGAAGAAGCCTACTTCGGATACTTGGCTGTTGTTAATTCGACGCCTTTTACAAGCGGTGTCACAATTGACATCGGTGGAGGAAGTACGGAGCTTACATATTTTGAAGATAGAAAATTGGTGAGTTACCACAGCTTTCCCTTTGGGGCATTATCATTGAAAAAGCAATTTGTAGAAGCAGAAAAACCTACAGACATTGAGCTAAAAGCCATAAGCAATTTTATCAGTGATCAATTTAAATCACTTGAATGGGTTCAGGACAAGAGATTACCGATTATTGGCATAGGCGGGAGTGCACGAAACATGGTTCAGATCCACCAAGAGTACACGGGATATCCGCTTTCCGGACTGCATCAATATATGATGAGCAGTAAAGATATCTGCGAAATAAACGACTTTTTAAAGCCAATGACTTTTTCAGAATTACAGCGGGTCGATGGCTTGTCAAAGGATCGAGCAGATATTATCCTCCCGGCGATCGAAGTATTTAAGTGCTTACTGGATACCGTCAATACAGATCAGTTTGTTCTTAGCAGAAAAGGGCTTCGTGATGGAATCTTTTACGAAGAATTGAAAAAAGAAAATGGAACCTCTCTTTTTCCTAATGTAATCGAAAAAAGCTTTAGTCAATTAGCTACAGATTATGAAATTAACATTAATAACGCTTGGAAAATGATCGATCTTTCGATACTGCTTGCCCGTCTCTTGCATGATGCCGGTCTGACAAGGATTGATGAGCAGGACACTTCTCTTCTTAAACGAGGTGCATATGTTTACAATCTGGGGTCGTATATTGATTCAGAAACGAGCAGCCAGCATACGTTTTATTTATTGGCAAATCGAACTATTGATGGATTGCTTCATAAAGAAAGGATCCTACTTGCATTATTAGCATCGTTTAAAAACAAATCGGAATTCAAGCGAAATGCTGACCCGTTTCAGCAATGGTTTTCAAAAAGTGAGCTTGCGAAGTATCGTTTATTGGGAGCAATTCTTAAATTTGCTCATAGCTTAAATGCTACCAAACGGAATATCGTGAAGAAGATAGAGCTGGAAGAAAATGAAGGCGATCTTAATTTTTTCGTGACTTGTAATCAAGATTGGAAACTTGAGCAGTATCAAACTGAAAAACAGAAAAAACATTTAGAAAAGCAATTAAAAAAGTCAATTAATATATTTTTCACAGAAGAATAA